CCATACTGCTGCGACCTGAACTGCCGTTAGACTGTGTTTCCATGCTTACTTTAGTAGCGGCATCGGCAGTTGCGGAAGGAATTGATAAGGTGACCGGACAGTGCTGCCAGATTAAATGGCCGAATGATATTGTTCTTAATAAGAAAAAGGTATGTGGTATTCTCACAGAAATGAATATGGAGATTGACAGCATTGCATATGTTGTGGTTGGTATTGGAATTAATGTAAATCGTATAAATTTTGGAGAAGAGATTGCAGATATGGCAACTTCACTTAAAAAGGAAAGTGGTCATAATATAGAAAGATCTGTATTGCTTTCAGAAATTCTGACAGCTTTTTTCAGAGATTATAAACTGTTTTTGGAGAAACAGGACTTATCCCCGTTTTTAGATTATTATAACAAGAAGCTTGTGAATGTAGACCATGAAGTAAAGATTATAAAAAAAGATGAGGAAATCATTCGTACAGCGCTTGGTATTAATGAACGAGGAGAACTGATCGTTCAGGATGCAGAGGGAAGAAAAGAACATATTTTTTCCGGTGAGGTATCCGTTCGTGGTATTTATGGGTATGTATAGGAGAGCGTTAGTATGTTTGATGATAAAGTAATATTATGTGGTTCCAGCAGTTATGAGAAGATTTTTTACTTTAATCCGGAATTTGATTCACTTCCTAAGCAGATTAAAGAGGAACTTCAGATTATGTGCGTTCTTTTTACAGAAGATGTGGGAGGAATTCTCAGACTGGAATTTGATGAAACAGGAAATCTTAATCTTACTGTGGAGTCAAAGGAAGATGATTTCTTCTTTGACGAAATAGGAAGTGTTCTTAAGATAAAACAGCTACGTGCAGAAAAGAGAGAACTCCTCGAAAATATGGAAACATATTTCAGGGTATTTTTCTTACAGGAGGGACAAGATGTTACTGGCAATTGATATTGGAAATACAGATTTTACGATAGGAATCTTTCAGGAGAAAAAGCTGTGCGATACCTTTCGAATGAGAACAAAGATTAATCGTACTTCAGATGAATATGGTGTATTTATTTTAAATACTCTTCAGTATAAAGGATATGAGGCAAAAGATGTGGAAGATGTCATTATCTCCTCTGTTGTACCGGCAGTTATGCATTCTTTTAACAGTGCGATCATCAAATATTTTGGTCTCAAGCCGATTATCGTAGGTCCTGGAATTCGTACCGGAATCCGTATTGCAACAACAAATCCAAAAGAAACAGGGGCAGATCGAATTGTGGATGCTGTAGCAGGGTATGAACTTTACGGTGGCCCGGTTATTGTTGTTGACTTTGGTACGGCAACAACGTATGACTTGATTACACAAGATGGCAGATTTGTCGGAGGAGTGACATCCCCTGGAATCCGCACTTCCGCGAATGCTCTCTGGCAGCAGGCAGCGAAACTTCCAGAAATTGAAATCAGAAAGCCAAAGAATATTCTTGCAAAAGATACCGTAACAAGCATGCAGGGTGGTCTTGTTTATGGATATATCGGTCAGACAGAATACATTATCCGTAAGATGAAGGAAGAAAGCGGTCTTGGAAAAATCAACGTTGTAGCAACAGGTGGTCTTGGTAAAATGATTGCAAAGGAAACAAGTTTTATTAATTATTATGATGCCAATCTTACATTGAAGGGACTGCAGATTATTTATGATAAGCAGAAACAGGATTAAATCATGACTGTAAAAGAAATATATGGCACAGATTTTCCAGTGATTCTGGCTCCTATGGCGGGAATTACAGATCTTCCTTTTCGAATTTTGTGTAAAGAACAGGGTGCAGATGTGATGGTTACGGAGATGATCAGCGCGAAGGCACTTTTTTATGGGAATAAGAACACATTGCCGCTTATGCAGACAGAAGAAGAAGAGAAACCGATCGGAGTGCAGATTTTTGGCTCGGAGCCGGAACTTATGGGTGCAATGGCTCATAAAATCGAAAATAAGGGATTTTCTTATATTGATATTAATATGGGATGCCCCGTTCCCAAGATTGTGAACAATAAAGAAGGCTCAGCATTAATGCTCAATCCGGAACTTGCCGGAAGAATTGTAAAAGAAGTTTCTAAAGCAGTAAGTTTACCGGTTACAGTAAAGTTTAGAAAAGGTTTTGATGATGACCATATCAATGCTCCTGAATTTGCACAGATCATGGAGGAAAATGGTGCTGCTGCTGTTGCTGTTCATGGGAGGACGAGAGTCCAATATTATACCGGAGAGGCAGACTGGAATATTATCAAAGAAGTTAAAAAAGCTGTTTCTATTCCGGTTATCGGAAACGGTGATATTTTTACCGGAGAAGATGCTGTCAAAATGCGGGAATATACAGGTTGTGACGGAATTATGGTTGCCAGAGGAGCGAAGGGAAATCCATGGCTCTTTCGAGAGATAAAGGCAGCACTTTTCGGAGAGAAGATTCCGGAATGTCCTACAGAGGAAGAAGTGATTTCCATGCTCCTTCGTCATGCACAATTAAGTGTGAAGTATAAAGGAGAGAAAATGGGAATCCGGGAGATGCGGAAACACACAGCGTGGTATACTACAGGAATGCATGGTTCTTCCTCTCTTCGAAATAAAGTAAACCAGGTAGAAACTTTAGAAGCGCTCAGAGAACTTTTGATGCGTTGACAATGAATTTTTTTTGGACTATAATGATACTTTAAGTGAACCAGAAAAGAAAGGTGTAGATTATGGTGGAAGCAAAGAAACATATCCTGACAAGTAAGGGAATGCAGGCATTAGAAGATGAACTGCAGGATCTCAAAGTAGTTAAACGAAAAGAAATCGCACAGAAGATAAAAGAAGCCAGAGAACAGGGTGACTTATCTGAGAATGCAGAGTATGATGCAGCTAAAGATGAGCAGCGTTCTATGGAAGCAAGAATCGAAGAACTTGAGAAGATCATCAAGAACGCAGAAGTTATTGATGAATCTGCTTATGATAAAGATACAGTAAGTATCGGAAGCACTATTAAGTTTTACGATGAAGAATTTGACGAAGAATTAGAATATCGCATTGTTGGTTCTACAGAATCTGATATTCTTAAAGGACTTATCTCTAATGAATCTCCATTAGGAAAAGCTCTGATTGGTGCTAAGGTCGGAGAGACTGTTCAGGTAGAGAGTCCGGATGGATTTTCCAGATACAAGATTTTAGAGATTTCCAGATCCTGATTTGATGGATTAAAGAAACGAAAAGCAGAAATTTGATATAGAATAAATTGTGAAGATAGTTGCGGCGTAGAAAATGCCTGATCGGCATTTTTACTTGCTCCGACATCACATTTTATTCTATATCAAATTTCTGCTTTTCTGTTCTTTGGCGCCAGATGAAATCAGGATTTTGTATGGAAAAAATAAGGGGTTTCCCCAGAAGTCTATGATTTTCGTTTTTTGAGGCAAAATGAAGCGTCTGTCGCCCCCTCTTTCCCACAGATTAAATAACTGATTCTATCTGGAGTCAACAGACAAGAGAACAAAAATATTATATGAACTAGAATGTGATGTCGGAGCAAATAAAAATGCCGACGAGACATTTTCTATGCAGCGACTACCTTCACATTCTAGTTCATATAATATTTTTGTTCTCCGTCTGTTTCCCCTCATAAATCAGTATATGAAATCTTTATTTTACCGTTGTAATTGGAAGAAAGTTCATGTTATACTAAAATAGATTAAAAAGATTTTAGAAATCGAGGAACAGTTATGATTGATCCGAAGAAAGTCAGATTAATGACGAAGTTGGCGGTTTATGAAGAGGGTCCGGGAAAGAAGGATTTGAGAATAAACGGTTACAGTAAGAGAACATATGTGAATATTAAGCAGTTAGAAAGTGTAATTGCAATTACAGCGGCTTATATATTAGCGATGGTGCTGTATTGTTTTGGCATTTACACAGATATTATGTCACGAGGATTGAGCTTTCCCTATCAAAAGTATATTGTTCATGCAGTTATTCTTTACGTTATTATAGTTGTTCTGGATATTGTATGTATAAGGCGATATTATACCAGAGTTTATGAGAAGATGAGAGTGGATATAAAGCAGTACGAACATAATTTGTATCGTCTGGGAAGATATATTCAAAAAGAAAAGGACAGGGAATAGCTTATGATGGCACAATTAGTCTATTTTAAAGAATGGTTAACAACTTTATATAAGAGACATATAGAGATAATTTTACCGATATTGAAGTTGCTTTTTGCTTTTTTTGCACTGAGTATGTTTCAGAGAATGTTTTATTATAATGAATTTATTGATAAACCATGGGTGTTCCTGGCAGTTTCAGCTGTGCAGGCTTTTTTACCAATATCGTTTTTGTATTATGCGATATCTATATTGATTATGATAAATCTGTGGAATGTTTCCATGGATATTTTTCTGGGATTTGTAATTTTCTTTATCATCTGTTCCCTTGCATTTATACGAGTAGATAAGAAGCATGCGATAATTATTATAGCTACAGTGCTTTTATTTTATTTAAAGCTGGAGTATCTTCTGCCGGTACTTTTAGGGATGAGCGTTGGTTTTGGAGCGATTCTTCCGGCAGCGGCAGGAATTGTGACGTACTTTTTATCAGTATACATGACAGATGTAAGTACATTGCTTACGACCTCTACAAGTTCTAGTTTTGGAATGGGACTACAGCGAATAGTTAATCTGATCTTAATTGATAAGAAGCTGCTGGTGCTTCTTGTAACATTTGCTTTGATTATTTTTATAACAACATTACTTTGCCACATATTTTATGAAAGAGCATGGATGTTTGCTATTTTTGTGGGAAATATAGCAATGGTACTGTTATTGTTATTTGGAAGATTGATTTTTGAACTGGATTATACGATATGGCGGCTGTTTCTTGAGGTAATACTGGGAATTGGATGTTGTTATATTTATCGATTCTTTAGGGGAATCGGAGATGTGTCCAGAATCGAGAAGGTATCTTTTGAGGATGACGAATATTTTTATTATGTAAAAGCAGTTCCCAAGATTAAGGTTACAGAGAAAAACAGGAATGTAACGAATATTAAGTCCGAAGAAAATGAGGATGACCTTCTGTTTGATGACATAACGGAAGATTCTGATTTGCCTGACAAGGATGGGAAGGAAGCAGAGAAAGAGTGAAAGGGCTAGATAATAGATTATGCAGTTAATAAGTATAGGACAATTTCACAAAGTAATAGAAAAGTATTTATATTGGCTGTCTCTTCCGTCAATTGGTTTTACAGATATTCTGGAGATTATCATTATCAGTGTGATCGTTTACCAGATGTTGAAGTGGGTACAGCTAACAAGGGCATGGACGTTGTTTAAGGGTATTATCATGCTTTTGCTTTTTGCCCTTTTTGCGGCAATATTCCAGCTTAATACAATATCATGGCTGCTTTCTAATTCGCTCAGTGTTGGAATTACAGCGGCGATCATTATTTTTCAGCCGGAACTTAGACGGGCATTGGAACAGTTAGGACGGAAGAAGATCTTCAGTAATATTTTTTCATTTTCAGCCGGAGAGTATGAGGGAAGACAGTCTGCGTTTACAGAAAAGACGATCAATGAAGTTGTACGTGCTTCTTATGAAATGGGTGAAGTTAAAACAGGAGCTTTAATTGTCATTGAGCAGAATGTAGCACTTGGGGAGTATGTGCGTACAGGAATCACTATAGATGGTCTGGTAACCAGTCAGTTGCTGATCAATATTTTTGAACATAATACACCACTTCATGATGGAGCTGTTATTATCAGAGGGAATCGTATCGTATCAGCGACTTGTTATCTTCCTCTTACAGATAGCATGGATATTGGAAAAGAACTAGGAACAAGACACAGAGCTGCGGTGGGAATCAGCGAAGTCTCAGATAGTCTGACGATCATTGTTTCAGAAGAGACTGGTGCAGTATCACTTGCAAAGGATGGAAGATTATATAAACAT
This Anaerobutyricum hallii DNA region includes the following protein-coding sequences:
- a CDS encoding biotin--[acetyl-CoA-carboxylase] ligase, whose amino-acid sequence is MKEKILEFLKQQDGFISGQRICDELGVSRTAVWKYMNSLKKEGYEIESVTRKGYRLLQSPDLLTTEEILSSMKEACIPGELCCFESIDSTNEEAKRRGESGAPDGSVYVADQQTRGKGRRGKTWISPSGEDVFFTILLRPELPLDCVSMLTLVAASAVAEGIDKVTGQCCQIKWPNDIVLNKKKVCGILTEMNMEIDSIAYVVVGIGINVNRINFGEEIADMATSLKKESGHNIERSVLLSEILTAFFRDYKLFLEKQDLSPFLDYYNKKLVNVDHEVKIIKKDEEIIRTALGINERGELIVQDAEGRKEHIFSGEVSVRGIYGYV
- a CDS encoding DUF6145 family protein, translating into MFDDKVILCGSSSYEKIFYFNPEFDSLPKQIKEELQIMCVLFTEDVGGILRLEFDETGNLNLTVESKEDDFFFDEIGSVLKIKQLRAEKRELLENMETYFRVFFLQEGQDVTGN
- a CDS encoding type III pantothenate kinase, with amino-acid sequence MLLAIDIGNTDFTIGIFQEKKLCDTFRMRTKINRTSDEYGVFILNTLQYKGYEAKDVEDVIISSVVPAVMHSFNSAIIKYFGLKPIIVGPGIRTGIRIATTNPKETGADRIVDAVAGYELYGGPVIVVDFGTATTYDLITQDGRFVGGVTSPGIRTSANALWQQAAKLPEIEIRKPKNILAKDTVTSMQGGLVYGYIGQTEYIIRKMKEESGLGKINVVATGGLGKMIAKETSFINYYDANLTLKGLQIIYDKQKQD
- the dusB gene encoding tRNA dihydrouridine synthase DusB, with amino-acid sequence MTVKEIYGTDFPVILAPMAGITDLPFRILCKEQGADVMVTEMISAKALFYGNKNTLPLMQTEEEEKPIGVQIFGSEPELMGAMAHKIENKGFSYIDINMGCPVPKIVNNKEGSALMLNPELAGRIVKEVSKAVSLPVTVKFRKGFDDDHINAPEFAQIMEENGAAAVAVHGRTRVQYYTGEADWNIIKEVKKAVSIPVIGNGDIFTGEDAVKMREYTGCDGIMVARGAKGNPWLFREIKAALFGEKIPECPTEEEVISMLLRHAQLSVKYKGEKMGIREMRKHTAWYTTGMHGSSSLRNKVNQVETLEALRELLMR
- the greA gene encoding transcription elongation factor GreA, which produces MVEAKKHILTSKGMQALEDELQDLKVVKRKEIAQKIKEAREQGDLSENAEYDAAKDEQRSMEARIEELEKIIKNAEVIDESAYDKDTVSIGSTIKFYDEEFDEELEYRIVGSTESDILKGLISNESPLGKALIGAKVGETVQVESPDGFSRYKILEISRS
- the cdaA gene encoding diadenylate cyclase CdaA — protein: MQLISIGQFHKVIEKYLYWLSLPSIGFTDILEIIIISVIVYQMLKWVQLTRAWTLFKGIIMLLLFALFAAIFQLNTISWLLSNSLSVGITAAIIIFQPELRRALEQLGRKKIFSNIFSFSAGEYEGRQSAFTEKTINEVVRASYEMGEVKTGALIVIEQNVALGEYVRTGITIDGLVTSQLLINIFEHNTPLHDGAVIIRGNRIVSATCYLPLTDSMDIGKELGTRHRAAVGISEVSDSLTIIVSEETGAVSLAKDGRLYKHLQKEELVEKLQQLKVDDTGNADVFKKWKDLLRNEKSEK